In Marinobacter sp. LQ44, the following are encoded in one genomic region:
- a CDS encoding efflux RND transporter permease subunit — MSNPMHDRGEHYLTTPKAEPFLERLIFNNRAPILVAFFILTLFLGYNAVKIQPDASFERMIPLEHPYIVNMLEHRDDLENLGNFVRIAVAVEEGDIFTAEYMETLRQITDEVFYLNGVDRSGLKSLWTSNVRWVEVTEQGFQGGTVIPDGYDGSRESLEQLRQNILRSNEVGRLISDNFRSSIVYAPLYEKNPETGEALDYGEFSRQLEEKIRDKYGAENPNINIHIVGFAKKVGDLIEGIASIAWFAGITILLTTLLLFWYSRCIAGTLVPVFTSIIAVVWQLGTLKLLGYGLDPYSVLVPFLVFAIGISHGVQIVNAMAVEAGKGFDAITSARLAFRALYIPGMLALISDAFGFLTLVFIEIDVIRDLAIAAGLGVAFVIITNLVLHVLIMSYIGISKGGVRHVQNHGEKQDRKWRVMSYFSHPGVAPISLLIAVIGLGLGLYYKQDLKVGDLDEGAPELRPDSRYNKDNSFIINNYSTSADVLVVMVKTQEEQCTQYNVLRAMDRLQWELQNTPGVQSSASLADVSKMVTKALNEGSWKWYEISRNQTIINASIREAPAGLINTTCDLTPVLVFLEDHKAETLQTVVDRVEEFADNFNNDEHTFLLAAGNAGIEAATNEVIANAKDIMLLLVYSVVSLLCFLTFRSIRAVACIVIPLGLTSILCEAIMAVSGIGIKVATLPVIALGVGIGVDYGIYIYSKLEKFLLEGKTLQDAYYETLRSTGKAVIFTGVTLGIGVVTWIFSPIKFQADMGFLLFFMFLWNMVGAIWLLPALARFLLRPDKMLAKARAAK, encoded by the coding sequence ATGTCTAACCCGATGCACGACAGGGGTGAACATTACCTGACAACGCCAAAGGCGGAGCCGTTTCTCGAGCGGCTGATTTTCAATAACCGGGCACCGATCCTGGTTGCGTTTTTCATTCTGACGCTGTTCCTTGGCTATAACGCCGTCAAGATCCAGCCAGATGCGAGTTTCGAGCGGATGATTCCGCTTGAGCATCCTTACATCGTCAATATGCTCGAACACCGGGACGATCTGGAGAACCTCGGTAACTTTGTCCGGATTGCGGTGGCCGTGGAAGAAGGCGATATCTTTACCGCTGAGTACATGGAAACCCTGCGGCAGATTACTGACGAGGTGTTTTACCTGAATGGGGTAGACCGTTCCGGCCTCAAGTCGCTGTGGACCTCCAACGTACGCTGGGTAGAGGTAACAGAGCAGGGCTTTCAGGGTGGCACGGTCATTCCTGACGGCTACGACGGTTCTCGTGAAAGCCTGGAGCAGTTGCGCCAGAACATCCTGCGTTCCAACGAAGTAGGGCGCCTGATTTCCGATAACTTCCGTTCCTCCATCGTTTACGCGCCACTGTACGAGAAGAACCCGGAAACCGGAGAAGCGCTGGATTATGGTGAGTTCTCACGCCAGCTCGAAGAAAAGATTCGCGATAAGTACGGAGCGGAAAATCCTAACATCAATATCCACATTGTCGGTTTCGCCAAGAAAGTGGGTGATCTGATTGAGGGTATTGCCTCCATTGCCTGGTTTGCGGGGATCACCATCCTGCTGACCACGCTGCTGTTGTTCTGGTACTCCCGTTGTATCGCAGGCACCCTGGTGCCGGTGTTCACATCGATCATTGCGGTGGTCTGGCAGCTTGGTACCCTCAAGCTGCTGGGTTACGGGCTGGACCCATACTCGGTGCTGGTTCCGTTCCTGGTCTTCGCGATCGGTATCAGTCACGGCGTGCAGATCGTCAACGCCATGGCCGTCGAGGCAGGTAAAGGCTTTGATGCCATCACCTCGGCCAGGCTTGCGTTCCGGGCCCTGTATATTCCGGGCATGCTGGCGCTGATTTCCGATGCCTTCGGCTTCCTGACCCTGGTGTTTATCGAAATTGACGTTATCCGTGACCTGGCCATTGCGGCCGGTCTGGGTGTGGCGTTCGTGATCATCACCAACCTGGTGCTGCACGTACTGATTATGTCTTACATCGGCATCTCCAAGGGCGGTGTCCGGCATGTGCAGAATCACGGGGAAAAACAGGATCGCAAATGGCGGGTCATGTCGTACTTCTCCCATCCAGGCGTTGCGCCGATTTCCCTGCTGATTGCGGTGATTGGTCTTGGTCTGGGTCTTTACTACAAGCAGGACCTCAAGGTTGGTGACCTGGACGAAGGTGCGCCGGAGCTGCGCCCGGATTCCCGCTACAACAAGGATAACTCCTTCATCATCAACAACTACTCCACCAGTGCTGACGTTCTGGTGGTGATGGTGAAAACCCAGGAAGAGCAGTGCACCCAGTACAACGTATTGCGCGCGATGGATCGCCTGCAGTGGGAGCTGCAGAACACTCCGGGCGTGCAGAGCTCTGCTTCCCTGGCGGATGTTTCCAAGATGGTGACCAAGGCGCTGAACGAGGGTAGCTGGAAGTGGTACGAGATCTCCCGTAACCAGACCATCATCAACGCTTCTATTCGTGAGGCCCCGGCAGGCCTGATCAACACCACCTGTGACCTGACGCCGGTGCTGGTGTTCCTGGAAGACCACAAGGCGGAAACCCTGCAGACCGTGGTTGACCGTGTTGAGGAGTTTGCCGATAACTTCAATAACGACGAGCACACTTTCCTGCTCGCCGCAGGTAACGCCGGTATTGAGGCCGCTACCAACGAAGTTATTGCTAATGCCAAAGACATCATGTTGCTGCTGGTTTACAGCGTGGTGAGCTTGCTGTGTTTCCTGACCTTCCGGTCGATCCGCGCGGTGGCGTGTATCGTGATTCCGCTGGGCCTGACCTCCATCCTGTGTGAGGCAATCATGGCGGTCTCGGGTATCGGTATCAAAGTGGCGACTCTGCCGGTGATCGCATTGGGGGTAGGTATCGGTGTCGACTACGGTATCTACATCTACAGCAAGCTGGAGAAGTTCCTGCTGGAAGGCAAGACACTCCAGGACGCCTACTACGAGACCCTGCGCTCAACCGGTAAGGCGGTTATCTTTACCGGTGTGACTCTGGGTATTGGTGTGGTGACCTGGATCTTCTCGCCGATCAAGTTCCAGGCGGATATGGGCTTCCTGCTGTTCTTCATGTTCCTCTGGAACATGGTGGGCGCCATTTGGCTTCTGCCCGCACTGGCGCGCTTCCTGTTGCGCCCGGACAAAATGCTTGCCAAGGCAAGAGCGGCGAAATAA
- a CDS encoding DUF1329 domain-containing protein, translating to MRYNKNAFFGGLLALSFAAAPVHAAVSAAEASRLGQDLTPFGSIKAGNEAGTIPAWTGGLTEPPAGYEGSGQHHINPFPDDEVLFTITASNMEQYDEYLTDGVRAMLRTYPTTFRIPVYQSRRTHAVPDWVAENTRKNAVNAEIVGQAEGLSGAFGGYPFPILHGTDEEKAWQVVWNHLTRWRGVSVTRRSSEVAVQTNGDYGLVTSQQEAFFNFYNPEGSEADLDNVIFYYLSFTQSPPRLAGGAILIHETLNQIINPRNGWGYNAGQRRVRRAPNLGYDSPIAAADNLRTADDTDIFNGAMDRYNWNYEGIREIYIPYNNYRIGERGTPYSEVLGISHLNPDLTRWELHRVHVVEATLKEGERHIYGKRRFYVDADSWNTVLLDQYDGRGELWRVTMGIPKNYYELPGVWTVLDVYHDLQARRYHVLGLDTEESGTRVFTDDVPNKRYFSPASLRRRSVR from the coding sequence ATGAGATACAACAAGAACGCATTTTTTGGCGGGCTGCTTGCGCTTTCGTTTGCAGCTGCGCCGGTTCACGCCGCTGTGTCTGCCGCTGAGGCAAGCCGCCTCGGTCAGGACCTGACGCCCTTCGGGTCCATCAAGGCTGGCAATGAAGCTGGTACCATTCCTGCCTGGACTGGCGGGCTGACAGAGCCCCCGGCTGGTTATGAAGGCAGTGGGCAGCACCACATCAACCCGTTCCCGGATGATGAGGTGTTGTTCACTATTACCGCCTCCAATATGGAACAGTACGATGAGTACCTGACCGATGGCGTCAGGGCCATGCTCCGTACCTACCCAACTACTTTCCGTATTCCGGTGTACCAGTCGCGCCGCACCCATGCCGTGCCCGACTGGGTTGCCGAGAATACCCGCAAGAACGCAGTCAACGCGGAAATCGTCGGACAGGCCGAGGGGTTGAGTGGGGCGTTTGGCGGCTACCCGTTCCCAATCCTGCACGGTACGGATGAAGAAAAGGCCTGGCAGGTGGTCTGGAACCATCTGACCCGCTGGCGCGGTGTTTCCGTGACCCGTCGTTCCAGTGAAGTGGCGGTTCAGACCAACGGTGATTATGGTCTGGTGACCTCGCAGCAGGAAGCCTTTTTTAACTTCTACAACCCGGAAGGCAGCGAGGCCGATCTCGACAACGTCATTTTCTACTACCTCTCGTTCACCCAGTCTCCGCCCCGACTGGCCGGCGGTGCTATTCTGATTCACGAGACACTCAACCAGATTATCAACCCGCGTAATGGTTGGGGCTACAATGCTGGCCAGCGGCGGGTTCGCCGTGCACCGAACCTCGGGTACGATTCCCCGATCGCGGCGGCTGATAACCTGCGCACCGCGGATGACACCGATATTTTTAACGGTGCCATGGATCGCTACAACTGGAACTACGAGGGTATTAGGGAAATATACATCCCTTATAACAACTACCGGATTGGCGAAAGAGGCACACCGTATTCCGAGGTTCTGGGTATTTCCCACCTGAATCCTGATCTGACCCGCTGGGAGCTGCACCGCGTGCACGTGGTAGAGGCTACCCTCAAGGAGGGCGAGCGGCACATTTACGGCAAGCGTCGTTTCTATGTGGATGCGGACAGCTGGAATACCGTGCTGCTGGACCAGTACGACGGTCGTGGAGAGCTGTGGCGTGTGACCATGGGCATCCCCAAGAACTATTATGAGCTGCCCGGCGTGTGGACAGTGCTGGACGTATACCACGACCTTCAGGCTCGCCGTTACCACGTGCTGGGTCTGGATACGGAAGAATCCGGTACTCGGGTGTTTACCGACGACGTACCGAATAAACGTTATTTCTCACCGGCCTCGCTGCGCCGGCGGAGTGTACGCTAA
- the pepN gene encoding aminopeptidase N: MRTNQPQTIYLSEYQPPAYLVDHVNLRFELFEDGARVHSTLSMRRNPAAMQSGSTLELDGDSLTLESLALNGQSLASDEYRNEGDKLVIPTVPEAFELTVVTWIEPQNNTRLEGLYKSSGMFCTQCEAEGFRCITYYPDRPDVMARFQTRVEADKSAYPVLLSNGNPVEQGDLENGRHFVTWEDPFPKPAYLFALVAGDLVEKRDTFTTCSGRNIDLRIYVEARNARKCDYAMDALKRSMRWDEEVYGREYDLDIFMIVAVDDFNMGAMENKGLNIFNSSCVLASQDTATDAAFQRIEAIVAHEYFHNWSGNRVTCRDWFQLSLKEGFTVFRDSQFSADMGSPTVKRIEDVTLLRTAQFAEDAGPMAHPVRPASYMEISNFYTLTIYEKGAEVVRMIHNLLGAELFRKGSDLYFDRHDGQAVTTDDFVKAMEDASGRDLGQFRLWYEQAGTPVLAVSDHYDEVQGVYRLDIRQSVPDTPGQSGKKPQHIPFAIGLLDSEGQPLPLNMGAEDSNGPAERVLELTETQHSFEFHGLKERPVPSLLRDFSAPVRVHYPWTREQLLFLMSHDPDGFNRWDAGQKLAVDVIQSLVDAPQGTEIEPRLVEAYRLLLNDTELDQALVAKMLLLPSEAYLIELSEQADVPAIHDAREQVLTHLAQALRDDLLACYQRNAGQGDYQLTPGAIARRSLRNTALAWLLHIDDKQGRALAVEQFEQADNMTDRLGALRALVNSGFESDRIRALAEFFERFQDDPQVVELWFSVQASSDRAGQLPQIQALLEHPAFDWKNPNKVRSVVGVFAGQNLAAFHKPGGSGYRFLADQVCRLDDSNPQIAARLVSPLTRWKKFSPQYSSQMKTALERIRDKTELSRDVYEVVHKSLAD, from the coding sequence ATGCGTACCAACCAGCCACAAACCATCTACCTGAGCGAGTACCAGCCGCCGGCGTATCTGGTGGATCATGTTAACCTGCGCTTTGAGCTGTTTGAAGATGGCGCGCGGGTGCACAGTACCTTGTCCATGCGCCGCAATCCCGCCGCCATGCAGAGTGGCTCCACACTGGAACTGGATGGCGACAGTCTAACCCTGGAATCACTGGCTCTGAACGGTCAGTCCCTGGCCAGTGATGAATATCGAAACGAGGGCGACAAGCTGGTAATTCCGACCGTGCCAGAGGCTTTCGAACTGACCGTAGTCACCTGGATCGAGCCGCAGAACAACACTCGCCTGGAAGGGCTGTACAAATCATCGGGCATGTTCTGCACCCAGTGCGAGGCCGAGGGCTTCCGCTGCATCACCTATTATCCGGATCGGCCGGACGTGATGGCGCGTTTCCAGACCCGCGTTGAAGCCGATAAATCCGCCTACCCGGTATTGCTGTCCAATGGTAATCCTGTTGAGCAAGGTGATCTTGAGAACGGCCGTCACTTTGTCACCTGGGAAGACCCATTCCCGAAACCAGCCTACCTGTTTGCGTTGGTGGCGGGCGATCTCGTTGAGAAACGAGACACCTTTACAACCTGTTCCGGTCGCAACATAGATCTGCGTATCTACGTGGAGGCGCGCAACGCACGCAAGTGCGATTACGCCATGGATGCGCTCAAGCGTTCGATGCGCTGGGATGAAGAGGTGTACGGCCGTGAGTACGATCTTGATATCTTCATGATCGTGGCAGTGGATGATTTCAATATGGGGGCCATGGAAAACAAAGGCCTGAACATTTTCAATTCATCCTGCGTGCTTGCCAGCCAGGACACGGCCACGGATGCCGCTTTCCAGCGCATCGAGGCCATTGTTGCCCATGAGTATTTCCATAACTGGTCCGGCAACCGGGTTACCTGCCGTGACTGGTTCCAGCTAAGCCTGAAAGAAGGCTTTACGGTGTTCCGGGATTCCCAGTTCTCGGCGGACATGGGGTCGCCCACCGTCAAGCGCATTGAAGACGTTACCCTGCTGCGCACCGCTCAATTCGCCGAAGATGCCGGCCCCATGGCCCATCCGGTCCGGCCGGCCTCGTATATGGAGATTTCCAACTTCTACACCCTTACCATTTATGAGAAAGGGGCGGAAGTTGTGCGGATGATTCACAACCTACTCGGCGCCGAGCTGTTCAGGAAGGGCAGTGACCTCTACTTTGACCGCCACGACGGCCAGGCCGTCACTACCGATGACTTTGTTAAAGCCATGGAAGACGCGTCGGGTCGCGACCTGGGCCAGTTCCGCCTGTGGTACGAACAGGCGGGCACGCCGGTGTTGGCGGTATCGGATCATTACGATGAGGTGCAGGGTGTGTACCGCCTGGATATCCGGCAGTCGGTTCCGGATACGCCCGGACAGTCCGGGAAAAAGCCGCAGCATATTCCGTTTGCGATCGGCCTGCTTGATTCCGAAGGGCAGCCGCTGCCTCTGAATATGGGGGCGGAGGACAGCAACGGTCCCGCTGAGCGGGTGCTTGAACTGACTGAGACGCAACACAGCTTTGAGTTCCATGGACTCAAGGAGCGGCCGGTGCCGTCGTTGCTGAGGGATTTTTCCGCCCCGGTGAGGGTTCATTACCCCTGGACCCGCGAACAGCTGTTGTTCCTGATGAGTCATGATCCGGATGGCTTTAACCGGTGGGATGCTGGCCAGAAACTGGCGGTCGATGTTATCCAGTCATTGGTTGACGCGCCTCAGGGCACGGAAATTGAACCACGGCTGGTGGAAGCCTATCGCCTGTTGTTGAACGATACCGAGTTGGACCAGGCGCTTGTGGCCAAGATGCTGCTGTTGCCTTCGGAAGCCTATCTGATTGAGCTTTCCGAGCAGGCCGATGTGCCGGCCATTCATGACGCCCGGGAGCAGGTTCTGACGCATCTGGCCCAGGCGCTCCGCGATGACCTGTTGGCCTGTTATCAGCGCAACGCTGGTCAGGGCGATTACCAGCTGACGCCGGGTGCCATCGCCCGTCGCAGCCTTCGTAATACAGCGTTGGCGTGGCTGCTGCACATTGATGATAAGCAGGGGCGGGCGCTGGCCGTTGAGCAGTTTGAGCAGGCGGATAACATGACGGACCGGCTCGGCGCTTTGCGTGCCCTGGTAAATTCCGGTTTTGAATCGGATCGGATCAGGGCCCTGGCAGAATTCTTCGAGCGTTTCCAGGATGACCCGCAGGTGGTTGAACTCTGGTTCTCGGTGCAGGCGTCCAGCGACCGGGCAGGGCAGTTGCCGCAGATCCAGGCATTGTTGGAGCATCCGGCCTTCGACTGGAAGAACCCCAACAAGGTGCGTTCTGTAGTCGGGGTGTTTGCTGGCCAGAACCTGGCAGCTTTCCATAAGCCGGGTGGCAGTGGTTACCGGTTCCTGGCGGACCAGGTGTGTCGACTGGACGACAGCAACCCGCAGATTGCTGCCCGGTTGGTGTCTCCGCTTACCCGGTGGAAGAAGTTTTCACCGCAATACAGCAGTCAGATGAAGACCGCCCTTGAGCGGATTCGTGACAAAACCGAGCTTTCACGAGACGTGTACGAGGTGGTTCACAAGAGCCTGGCGGACTGA
- a CDS encoding TAXI family TRAP transporter solute-binding subunit encodes MTLKLKASAFAVAAAVSLGAASTAVSAQEQRFVTIGTGGVTGVYYPAGGAICRLVNMDRKAHGIRCSVESTGGSVYNLNAIRGGELDLAVAQSDWQFHAYNGTSQFEDAGKNEKLRAVFSLHPEPFTVVASKGSGIKNFEDLEGKRVSVGNPGSGQRATAEVLMDEMGWGMDKFALAAEIKAAEQSQALCDGNIDAFFYTVGHPSGAIKEATTSCDSVLVNVDNAASKKLIDDNPYYRKAVIPGGMYRGSDQDVTTFGVAATFVSSTDVADDVVYEVVKAVFENFDSFKRLHPAFGNLKKEEMVSDALSAPLHPGAAKYYREAGLID; translated from the coding sequence ATGACACTAAAACTCAAAGCGTCCGCGTTTGCCGTTGCTGCCGCCGTGAGCCTCGGGGCCGCATCGACAGCCGTTTCCGCCCAGGAACAGCGCTTCGTGACCATCGGCACAGGCGGCGTGACCGGTGTGTACTATCCCGCTGGTGGCGCCATCTGCCGGCTGGTGAACATGGATAGGAAAGCACACGGTATTCGCTGCTCTGTCGAGAGCACCGGTGGTTCCGTGTACAACCTGAACGCCATTCGCGGGGGTGAGCTTGATCTGGCGGTGGCCCAGTCCGACTGGCAGTTCCACGCATACAACGGCACCAGCCAGTTTGAAGACGCCGGCAAGAACGAGAAGTTGCGGGCTGTTTTCTCACTGCATCCGGAGCCGTTCACCGTGGTAGCGAGCAAGGGCTCTGGCATCAAGAACTTTGAAGACCTGGAGGGCAAGCGGGTATCCGTGGGCAACCCGGGTTCCGGCCAACGCGCAACCGCTGAAGTTCTGATGGACGAAATGGGCTGGGGTATGGACAAGTTTGCCCTGGCGGCGGAAATCAAGGCGGCGGAGCAGTCCCAGGCTCTGTGTGATGGCAACATTGATGCTTTCTTCTACACCGTTGGCCACCCCTCCGGTGCCATCAAGGAAGCCACCACCTCCTGTGACAGTGTTTTGGTAAACGTGGACAATGCCGCCAGCAAGAAGCTGATCGACGACAATCCGTACTACCGGAAAGCCGTTATTCCGGGTGGAATGTACCGTGGGTCTGACCAGGACGTAACCACTTTCGGTGTGGCAGCAACCTTTGTGTCGTCAACCGATGTGGCAGACGATGTGGTTTATGAAGTGGTTAAAGCGGTCTTTGAGAACTTTGACAGCTTCAAGCGCCTGCATCCTGCGTTCGGTAACCTGAAGAAGGAAGAGATGGTCTCTGACGCCCTGAGTGCGCCTCTGCACCCGGGTGCCGCCAAGTACTATCGTGAGGCTGGCCTGATCGACTGA
- a CDS encoding WD40/YVTN/BNR-like repeat-containing protein: protein MANRFICETLGSACLGFSMVLAAPAAFAVPDILETPARPTLLAPESLLNDATRAGERIVAVGERGHVIFSDDEGRTWVQGAVPVSVTLNAVDFGTEQHGWAVGHSGVVLHSSDGGENWTLQLDGIQAAELAIESKQAQIAELEEQIEQAPEDEKTDLEWALDDLFFTLENMQADMDVGPVNPFLDVWFEDDSHGFVVGAYGMILRTQDGGETWEDWAPNLDNPQSFHINSITQVTGGALVAVGEAGQIHVSVDGGDTWERRESPYEGSLFGVMGTGQVNEVLTFGLRGNTFRSTDLGRSWTVVPNEGGATINNGAVADDGRITLVGNGGAVLMSTNGGESFRVYFRNDREGVMAVVPLQGTNLLLVGEGGVKFTDARGRNPN from the coding sequence ATGGCTAATAGGTTCATATGCGAGACACTGGGGTCTGCCTGTCTGGGGTTCTCCATGGTACTGGCAGCCCCCGCGGCATTTGCGGTGCCAGATATTCTTGAAACTCCTGCCCGCCCGACACTGCTGGCGCCGGAATCGTTGCTGAACGACGCAACCCGTGCCGGCGAGCGGATTGTTGCTGTTGGAGAGCGTGGGCACGTGATCTTCTCGGATGATGAGGGGCGTACCTGGGTGCAGGGCGCCGTGCCGGTTTCCGTGACACTCAATGCTGTGGACTTTGGCACCGAGCAGCACGGCTGGGCGGTTGGCCATAGTGGGGTGGTACTGCACTCCTCGGATGGTGGCGAGAACTGGACCTTGCAGCTTGATGGCATCCAGGCAGCCGAATTGGCCATAGAGAGCAAACAAGCGCAGATTGCCGAACTCGAGGAGCAGATTGAGCAGGCACCTGAAGACGAAAAGACGGACCTTGAATGGGCGCTGGATGATCTCTTTTTCACCCTGGAGAACATGCAGGCGGATATGGATGTCGGGCCGGTTAACCCGTTCCTGGATGTCTGGTTTGAAGATGACAGCCACGGTTTTGTGGTTGGTGCTTACGGCATGATCCTGAGAACCCAGGACGGCGGTGAAACCTGGGAAGACTGGGCGCCGAATCTGGATAACCCACAGAGTTTTCATATTAACAGCATCACCCAGGTTACCGGTGGTGCCCTGGTAGCAGTTGGTGAAGCCGGGCAGATCCATGTGTCCGTGGACGGTGGCGATACCTGGGAACGCCGTGAAAGCCCCTATGAGGGATCTTTGTTTGGGGTTATGGGAACTGGCCAGGTTAACGAAGTCTTGACGTTTGGTCTGCGGGGCAACACCTTCCGCTCGACCGACCTTGGCCGCAGCTGGACAGTGGTTCCCAACGAGGGCGGCGCAACCATTAATAACGGTGCGGTTGCAGACGACGGCAGGATTACCCTGGTGGGCAATGGTGGCGCCGTGCTTATGAGTACCAATGGCGGCGAGAGCTTCCGGGTGTACTTCCGGAACGATCGGGAAGGTGTGATGGCCGTTGTTCCCCTGCAAGGAACCAATCTTCTTCTGGTTGGCGAGGGCGGTGTCAAGTTCACCGACGCTCGTGGCCGGAATCCGAATTAA